One window from the genome of Trichoplusia ni isolate ovarian cell line Hi5 chromosome 13, tn1, whole genome shotgun sequence encodes:
- the LOC113500339 gene encoding lipase 1-like, whose amino-acid sequence MSLVKLSLFLLFCVCCEAQLRKEAFMTVPNLIRAAGYPIEKHRVTTQDGYVLQMHRIPAGRRSARRTGDPGAKGKKAILIVHGLIGSSGDFVIMGPERSLAYLLADYGYDVWLGNLRGTVYSTHRNLTRSDPKFWEFSFHEHGKHDLPTMVDGVLNVTGLPKVMFVGYSMGTTSFFTMMALKPEYNDKVISFVALAPAVFMDNIRPLATLFMNLDFANIMRSQGTLSLDPQVLQRLIAALCNPRQPEYDLCTNVLFTLVGEDYEQNDVEMMPIYMHRIQPAAWRQLEHFAKIAITGVFQTWSGGLAIPGKPYNLTNVKVPVSLLYGENDQLTDKIQIMRLADQLKSTGTLEDVRPGCSWPKFNHLDFVFAKDVGTLFNKPLIKHIDTLYNKYGPE is encoded by the exons CCTAATCTAATAAGAGCGGCGGGCTACCCCATAGAGAAGCATCGAGTGACAACCCAAGATGGCTACGTCCTTCAGATGCACCGGATCCCGGCCGGTAGGCGCTCAGCCAGGAGGACTGGAGACCCTGGCGCCAAGGGAAAGAAGGCTATTCTGATCGTCCACGGCCTTATCGGCAGCAGCGGAGACTTCGTCATCATGGGACCAGAGAGAAGTCTTG cGTATCTTCTAGCAGACTATGGATACGATGTGTGGCTGGGAAACCTGAGGGGCACCGTGTACAGTACTCACAGAAACCTAACGAGGAGTGATCCCAAGTTCTGGGAGTTTAG TTTTCACGAGCATGGTAAACACGACTTGCCGACCATGGTCGACGGGGTGCTGAACGTGACGGGCCTGCCCAAAGTCATGTTCGTAGGCTACTCCATGGGGACCACCAGCTTCTTCACGATGATGGCCCTCAAGCCAGagtacaacgacaaagtcatcTCGTTCGTGGCTCTAGCGCCAGCTGTGTTTATGGACAACATCAGACCGTTGGCGACTTTATTCATGAATTTAGATTTTGCT AATATAATGCGATCACAAGGAACGCTGTCACTGGACCCACAGGTTCTGCAGCGACTGATAGCAGCTCTGTGCAACCCGAGGCAACCGGAATACGACCTCTGCACAAACGTTTTGTTCACGTTAGTCGGAGAAGACTATGAACAAAATGACGTG GAAATGATGCCGATATACATGCATAGGATACAACCGGCTGCGTGGAGACAGCTAGAACATTTCGCCAAAATTGCAATAACAG GTGTATTCCAGACTTGGAGTGGCGGTCTAGCAATTCCAGGGAAACCTTACAATCTGACAAACGTCAAGGTTCCAGTCTCTCTGCTGTATGGGGAAAATGATCAACTTACAGACAAGATT CAAATTATGCGGCTGGCTGACCAGTTAAAATCAACTGGGACCTTAGAAGACGTCAGACCAGGCTGCTCCTGGCCCAAGTTCAACCACCTGGACTTCGTATTCGCCAAGGATGTCGGCACACTATTCAACAAACCGCTGATCAAACATATCGACACACTATACAATAAATATGGAcctgaataa